The Zingiber officinale cultivar Zhangliang chromosome 9A, Zo_v1.1, whole genome shotgun sequence genome window below encodes:
- the LOC122019692 gene encoding uncharacterized protein LOC122019692: MENLSGHFQYVDTHETMEFPDQHETFSFASSSADAYACYQNTSTFHEAFGEQLSNTDSLGPIPSPNIFPLGSYYGSSSHNAMSPYLLESLLAQSTDDSRDYFNAFQKTSFMGVNSSVHFTELQDSTNVKSQAQVPPNTKLLSMSHCPEISGMMFFKPDNYLNNFTNPHLMIEQGLPFGSPSSSKFASQDSVPKTKPCEIAKAGFYDSGPEDSLLYHHRDLPGTDICDHHSEHTIDETVQKNESVRGVHSVSSSLVENDNSVCNMVSRSSQKHVENSISAAVNSLVLESDKRANCSIAPMQLHYDNDLFDSVEQVHELWDNIRLPVCHNTSSSKSSGASGCHSVMEMSSASAYDKGMFSDSGLQLLMDAIAGEHANKGSAHRYGAKYSSPISRLNLESQFSTGLGDPSGYRNQVPSIGHPSVNVASNLLLPFSNSEAVHESPKEALSNSNFCSWIDDSCSISTENSALNQSKKPEESSKAVKKRARPGESTRPRPKDRQQIQDRLKELREIVPNGAKCSIDALLDKTIRHMLFLQSVTKYADKLKQADEPKIIGEESGVVLKDNSGSVSGAGATWAYEVAGQTMVCPIIVEDLTPPGQMLVEMLCEDRGLFLEIADIIRGFGLIILKGVMEIRECKIWARFLVEANREITRMDIFLSLIQLLQQNSCLRSSDLATKVIDKGASAFPGYHQSPMVSSS, from the exons ATGGAGAATCTGTCTGGGCATTTCCAATATGTAGATACTCATGAAACAATGGAGTTTCCTGATCAGCATGAAACATTCAGTTTTGCAAGTTCCTCTGCAGATGCATATGCTTGCTACCAGAACACTAGTACCTTCCATGAAGCGTTTGGAGAGCAATTGAGTAATACAGATTCTTTAGGGCCCATCCCTTCTCCCAACATTTTTCCACTAGGATCTTATTATGGTTCCAGTAGTCATAATGCCATGAGCCCTTATTTACTAGAATCACTACTAGCTCAATCTACTGATGATTCTAGAGATTACTTCAATGCATTCCAGAAGACATCCTTTATGGGTGTAAATTCATCAGTTCACTTCACAGAACTCCAGGACTCGACCAATGTCAAAAGTCAAGCTCAAGTGCCACCTAACACCAAATTACTGTCTATGTCTCACTGTCCAGAAATTTCAGGCATGATGTTCTTTAAGCCAGACAATTACTTGAACAATTTCACAAATCCCCATCTTATGATAGAGCAAGGGCTGCCATTTG GTTCTCCTTCATCTAGTAAATTTGCATCACAGGACTCTGTGCCTAAAACAAAACCATGTGAGATCGCAAAAGCAGGCTTTTATG ATTCTGGACCTGAAGATTCTTTATTGTATCATCATAGAGATCTTCCTGGGACTGATATTTGTGATCACCACTCAGAGCATACAATTGATGAGACTGTGCAAAAGAATGAGAGTGTTCGAGGTGTCCATTCTGTATCATCTAGTCTTGTTGAAAATGACAACAGTGTGTGTAACATGGTTTCCAGGTCGTCGCAAAAGCATGTTGAGAATTCCATTTCAGCTGCAGTTAACTCCCTGGTTTTAGAGAGTGATAAAAGGGCAAACTGTTCAATAGCACCTATGCAGTTACATTATGACAATGACCTATTCGATAGTGTGGAACAAGTACATGAACTGTGGGATAACATTAGACTGCCAGTTTGCCACAACACCTCTTCAAGTAAAAGTTCAGGTGCTTCAGGTTGTCACTCAGTGATGGAAATGAGCTCAGCATCTGCTTATGACAAGGGAATGTTCTCGGACTCTGGTCTTCAATTATTGATGGATGCTATAGCTGGTGAGCACGCCAATAAAGGTTCTGCTCATCGCTATGGTGCCAAATATAGTAGTCCTATTTCTCGTCTTAATTTGGAAAGTCAATTCTCTACTGGATTGGGTGATCCTTCAGGGTACAGAAATCAGGTTCCTTCAATAGGTCATCCTTCTGTAAATGTTGCGTCCAATCTGTTATTGCCTTTCTCTAACTCTGAGGCTGTTCATGAATCTCCGAAAGAAGCACTATCAAATTCTAATTTCTGTTCATGGATTGATGATAGCTGCAGTATCAGTACTGAGAATTCTGCCCTAAATCAATCCAAGAAACCTGAAGAATCTTCCAAGGCTGTTAAGAAAAGGGCTAGACCTGGTGAGAGTACACGGCCAAGGCCAAAAGATCGTCAACAGATTCAAGATCGTCTGAAGGAGCTGAGAGAAATTGTACCCAACGGCGCAAAG TGTAGCATTGATGCTTTGTTGGACAAAACAATCAGGCATATGCTCTTTCTACAAAGTGTGACAAAGTATGCAGACAAACTCAAACAAGCTGATGAACCCAAG atcATCGGCGAGGAGAGCGGTGTTGTTCTAAAAGATAACTCTGGCAGTGTTAGTGGTGCTGGTGCAACGTGGGCATATGAAGTTGCTGGGCAAACCATGGTCTGTCCAATTATAGTTGAGGATCTGACACCCCCTGGTCAAATGCTTGTTGAG ATGCTGTGTGAAGACCGAGGTCTCTTTCTTGAGATAGCAGATATCATACGTGGGTTTGGGCTGATAATCTTGAAAGGAGTAATGGAAATTCGTGAGTGCAAAATTTGGGCTAGGTTCTTGGTTGAG GCAAACAGAGAAATCACCAGAATGGACATATTTTTGTCACTCATACAACTTCTACAGCAAAATAGTTGTTTGAGATCCAGTGATCTAGCCACTAAGGTTATAGATAAAGGAGCTTCAGCATTCCCTGGTTATCATCAATCTCCTATGGTGAGTTCCAGTTAA
- the LOC122021481 gene encoding putative cyclin-D7-1 has protein sequence MEDSILCLLCDEEPFFGTPIASPQTSPQLASSALSKSPSPPIVSRAETESFFLDLLEREHIYAPCRGYRERLHQTSDLPLARTRAIRYVISVCRRLNLGVGTAFNAVNYLDRFISMNSSVKWEEWMTELLSIACLSIASKMDEASVPPLHDLQVRLCS, from the exons ATGGAGGACAGCATCCTCTGCCTTTTGTGTGATGAAGAGCCATTCTTTGGAACCCCCATTGCCTCGCCACAAACCAGCCCTCAGCTCGCCTCTTCTGCCCTATCCAAGTCTCCGTCCCCGCCGATCGTTAGCCGCGCAGAAACAGAGAGTTTCTTTCTTGATCTTCTGGAAAGAGAGCATATCTATGCGCCATGCCGTGGCTACCGTGAGCGACTGCATCAAACCTCCGATCTGCCATTGGCGAGAACCAGAGCGATAAGATATGTCATCTCG GTTTGCAGGCGGCTAAATTTAGGTGTTGGGACGGCATTCAATGCTGTGAATTATCTCGACAGGTTCATCTCCATGAACTCTAGTGTG AAATGGGAGGAATGGATGACGGAGCTGCTATCGATTGCTTGTTTGTCCATTGCTTCCAAGATGGACGAGGCCTCTGTTCCTCCACTGCACGATCTCCAGGTCCGTCTCTGTTCATGA
- the LOC122020759 gene encoding probable serine protease EDA2 has protein sequence MATLIGALSLVALLFFSSFPPAAESRGSRVRKLEEESDFFLTQKEHWFNQTLDHFSITGHRKFQQRYYEFLDHYQAPKGPVFLVVCGEESCDGIFRNYIVALAKKFGAALVSLEHRYYGKSYPFSNLTARNLQFLSSKQALFDMAVFRQYYQEHLNAKYGVGESPWFVIGLSYAGALSAWFRLKFPHLTCGSLASSAAIHMVYNFADYDLQMGRSVGTECKTVLQEITHLAEKQLQNDGNSVKNLFGASKIKDDYFLYLLADVAGSAIQDGTPDQLCSPLIDAKRNGTNLLEVYSTYIKNNFLGNYSSLDLYDPEYYKNTTPGQNSADRLWWFQLCTEFGNFQVAPKSDAIRSSRIDLRWHLNFCKNMFGSVYHKINMTNVYYGGKNISGTKIIFTNGSQDPWLGASKQTSSKDLPSYLLKCHNCAHGFDLAGCPSSASDVKEKCENAVHAVRQKIIEHMELWLSQCSA, from the exons ATGGCGACTCTCATCGGTGCCTTGTCTCTCGTtgccctcctcttcttctcctccttcccccCTGCGGCGGAGTCCCGGGGTTCCCGCGTCCGCAAGTTGGAAGAAGAAAGCGACTTCTTCCTCACCCAGAAGGAGCACTGGTTCAATCAAACCCTCGACCACTTCTCCATTACG GGACATCGTAAATTCCAGCAGCGTTATTATGAATTTCTTGATCACTACCAAGCTCCTAAAGGCCCAGTATTTCTTGTAGTTTGTGGTGAAGAGTCTTGTGACGGCATTTTTAGGAATTATATAGTT GCACTAGCAAAAAAATTCGGTGCGGCTTTGGTTTCTCTGGAGCATAGATACTATGGAAAAAGTTACCCTTTCAGTAACTTAACAGCCAGAAACCTACAATTTCTTTCCTCAAAGCAAGCATTGTTTGACATGGCTGTTTTCCGCCAGTATTACCAG GAGCATTTGAATGCAAAATATGGTGTAGGGGAAAGTCCCTGGTTTGTCATTGGTCTTTCATATGCTGGAGCACTCAGCGCCTGGTTCCGTCTGAAATTTCCTCATCTCACTTGTGGGAGTCTTGCGAGTTCGGCAGCTATTCATATGGTTTATAACTTTGCAGATTATGATCTACAG ATGGGAAGGTCAGTTGGTACTGAATGTAAAACTGTTCTTCAAGAAATAACTCATCTTGCTGAGAAGCAACTTCAGAATGATGGAAACTCTGTGAAGAACTTGTTTGGTGCATCCAAG ATTAAGGACGACTACTTCTTATACCTGCTGGCTGATGTTGCTGGTTCAGCT ATTCAGGATGGTACtcccgatcaactatgttctCCTCTTATTGATGCCAAAAGAAATGGGACAAACTTATTG GAAGTATATAGTacctatatcaaaaataattttcttggGAATTATTCATCACTTGACCTTTATGATCCAGAATATTATAAGAACACGACGCCGGGGCAGAACAGTG CTGATCGACTATGGTGGTTCCAACTTTGTACTGAGTTTGGTAATTTTCAAGTAGCACCAAAGTCTGATGCTATTCGTTCATCAAGGATTGACTTGAG GTGGCATTTGAACTTCTGTAAGAATATGTTCGGAAGTGTGTACCACAAAATTAATATGACCAATGTGTATTATGGAGGCAAAAATATTAGTG gtacaaaaattattttcaccAATGGTTCACAGGATCCTTGGCTTGGTGCATCTAAACAAACATCATCGAAAGATT TGCCTTCCTACTTGCTCAAGTGCCACAACTGTGCACATGGTTTCGATCTCGCTGGATGTCCTTCATCAGCTTCTGATGTAAAAG AAAAGTGTGAAAACGCAGTGCATGCAGTGAGGCAGAAGATCATAGAACACATGGAATTGTGGCTCTCACAATGTTCAGCTTAG
- the LOC122020306 gene encoding probable aquaporin NIP5-1, translated as MAELAETPNGSAPATPGTPGAPLFNSLRDRVDSLSFDRKPAPRGNKCLPMDAWAASPGTCFTDLPKPDVSLTRKLGAEFVGTFILIFGATAAPIVNQKYSGAETLIGNAACSGLAVMVVILSTGHISGAHLNPSLTVAFAMLRHFPWSHVPAYVTAQVSASICASFALKAIYHPFLSGGVTVPSVPAAQAFFLEFVITFNLLFVVTAVATDTRAVGELAGIAVGATVMLNILIAGPSSGASMNPVRTLGPAVAAGNYKQLWIYLVAPTAGAIAGAAVYTAVKLKGEDGEMPRQVRSFRR; from the exons ATGGCGGAGCTGGCGGAGACGCCGAACGGATCGGCGCCGGCGACGCCGGGGACGCCGGGGGCGCCGCTGTTCAACTCGCTGCGGGACCGAGTCGACTCGCTGTCGTTCGATCGTAAGCCGGCGCCGCGGGGCAACAAGTGCCTGCCGATGGACGCGTGGGCCGCCTCGCCCGGCACGTGCTTCACCGACCTCCCCAAGCCCGACGTCTCCCTCACACGCAAG CTGGGAGCAGAGTTTGTGGGGACGTTCATCCTCATATTCGGGGCGACGGCGGCGCCGATCGTGAACCAGAAGTACAGCGGCGCTGAGACGTTGATCGGTAACGCAGCTTGCTCCGGCCTGGCCGTCATGGTCGTGATCCTGTCGACCGGCCACATCTCCGGCGCCCACCTGAACCCGTCACTCACCGTCGCCTTCGCCATGCTGCGCCACTTCCCCTGGTCCCACGTCCCCGCCTACGTGACTGCCCAGGTGTCGGCCTCTATCTGCGCCTCCTTCGCCCTCAAGGCCATCTACCACCCCTTCCTCTCCGGCGGCGTCACCGTCCCCTCCGTCCCCGCCGCCCAGGCCTTCTTCCTCGAGTTCGTCATCACCTTCAATCTCCTCTTCGTCGTCACCGCCGTCGCCACCGATACTCGCGCT GTGGGAGAACTCGCCGGCATTGCCGTTGGCGCCACGGTTATGCTCAACATTCTCATCGCAGG tcCTTCGAGTGGGGCATCGATGAACCCGGTTAGGACGCTCGGACCGGCGGTGGCAGCGGGCAACTACAAGCAGCTGTGGATCTATCTCGTGGCGCCGACGGCCGGAGCCATCGCCGGAGCTGCTGTCTACACTGCCGTGAAGCTGAAGGGGGAGGATGGCGAGATGCCCCGCCAAGTCCGGAGCTTCCGTCGTTGA
- the LOC122021482 gene encoding putative cyclin-D7-1, translating to MDDLARSFEPTTIQQMELTVLKRLDWRLACVTPYTYLEAVAWDSQLHRACAVELLVAALLDARFLGFNASSVAVSALKAGEGGGAAALALLSIEADAKVGRQVNEVAECQRMMRDLETTTTDVSIFLHSPKAAISMQTAPESSALSFSTAPELQGPVLKKQKREEIDDDPRRIKIS from the exons ATGGACGATTTGGCACGTTCGTTTGAGCCGACCACAATCCAACAGATGGAACTGACGGTTCTCAAGCGACTGGACTGGCGGCTGGCGTGCGTCACGCCCTACACGTACTTGGAGGCGGTAGCGTGGGACTCGCAGTTGCACCGTGCGTGCGCCGTCGAGCTCCTCGTCGCCGCTTTATTAG aTGCCAGATTTCTCGGATTTAATGCGTCCAGCGTGGCAGTGTCGGCGCTGAAAGCTGGGGAAGGAGGCGGAGCTGCTGCTCTTGCCCTCCTCTCCATTGAAGCCGACGCCAAGGTCGGCCGGCAGGTCAACGAGGTAGCAGAATGTCAACGAATGATGCGAGATCTGGAGACGACGACGACTGACGTGAGCATCTTTCTGCACAGCCCCAAAGCTGCGATATCTATGCAAACAGCCCCTGAATCTAGTGCTCTGAGCTTCTCCACAGCCCCTGAGCTGCAGGGTCCAGTTTTGAAGAAACAAAAGAGAGAAGAGATCGATGATGATCCACGAAGAATCAAAATTTCATAA
- the LOC122019693 gene encoding calcium-binding protein KIC-like: MAGDGESGGAAAGEYEDLLPVMARRLEADQFMQELCGGFRLLAEAESGVITPESLRRNAAAALGVEGMTAAEAEAMVREGDMDGDGALNEREFCVLMVRLSPEMMADAEAWIESQLMMIMTPTPPPAPGRC; the protein is encoded by the coding sequence ATGGCGGGGGACGGGGAATCGGGAGGGGCGGCTGCAGGGGAGTACGAGGACCTGCTGCCGGTGATGGCGCGGCGGCTGGAGGCGGATCAGTTCATGCAGGAGCTCTGCGGGGGTTTCCGGCTGCTGGCGGAGGCGGAGAGCGGGGTGATCACGCCGGAGAGCCTGCGCCGGAACGCGGCGGCGGCGCTGGGGGTGGAGGGGATGACGGCGGCGGAGGCGGAGGCGATGGTGAGGGAAGGGGACATGGACGGCGACGGCGCGCTCAACGAGCGCGAGTTCTGCGTGCTCATGGTCCGGCTCAGCCCCGAAATGATGGCCGACGCCGAGGCGTGGATCGAGAGCCAGCTGATGATGATCATGACACCGACACCGCCGCCGGCGCCCGGCCGATGCTAA
- the LOC122019690 gene encoding calcium-transporting ATPase, endoplasmic reticulum-type-like, with protein sequence MEDKSFPWAWSVEHCLKVYNVKLNKGLSSFEAEARREKYGWNELKKEKGKPLWCLILHQFDDLLVRILLVAAFISFILSCMEGIESSHAGLEVYVEPFVILSILILNAIVGVWQETNAEKALEALKNMQCEYAKVCRDGRYIPDLPARELVPGDIVELRVGDKVPADARVTTLTTSTLRVEQSSLTGESMPVLKGTSPVPLSDCELQAKECMLFAGTTIVNGNCVCIVTSVGMDTELGKIQIQISEASQEERDTPLRKKLDEFGERLTIAIGLVCLLVWATNYRNFITWDNANSTLWNFHFSFEKCTYYFKIAVALAVAAIPEGLPAVITTCLALGTRKMAQKHAIVRKLPSVETLGCTTVICSDKTGTLTTNQMSVNEFLTLGDINSIRVFHVNGTTYNPKDGGIVRWNKWKMDESLQALAEICSVCNDAGIYRDNYLFRATGLPTEAALKVLVEKMGIPSANPRSRIHEIEFASDFSITCSTPVRLGCCEWWIKRSKRLATLEFDRVRKSMSVIVKEPTGNNRLLVKGAFESVLERSSSVYLPDGSIALLDEACRQRIMTNVHEMSSKGLRCLGFAFKDNLGEFSDYIAETHQAHKRLLDPANYPEIESNLIFVGVVGLRDPPRDEVHKAIQDCRCAGIKVMVITGDNKSTAEAICQEIGLFPDKASLKGKSFSGKEFMALSNSQQTEILSKPGGLVFSRAEPRHKQDIVRLLKDMGEIVAMTGDGVNDAPALKLADIGIAMGITGTEVAKEAADMVLADDNFSTIVSAVAEGRAIYNNMKSFIRYMISSNMGEVISIFLTAAFGIPECLVPVQLLWVNLVTDGPPATALGFNPADVDIMEKPPRKRNDALINSWVLFRYLVIGSYVGLSTVGIFILWYTQPSVFGIDLASDGHTIVSLAQLRSWGQCHTWTDFSPKPFFAGNRMISFTDPCHYFTHGKVKAMTLSLSVLVAIEMFNSLNALSEDNSLVRMPPWRNPWLLLAMMVSFGLHFVILYVPFLASIFGIVALSLKEWLLVILFSTPVVLIDEILKYIGRRKWWTQRQKME encoded by the exons ATGGAGGATAAATCATTCCCATGGGCTTGGTCCGTAGAGCATTGTCTGAAGGTTTACAATGTCAAATTGAACAAGGGTTTAAGCTCTTTCGAAGCTGAGGCAAGGCGAGAAAAGTATGGATGGAATGAGCTCAAGAAAGAGAAGGGAAAACCTTTGTGGTGTCTCATCCTGCATCAGTTTGACGATTTGCTTGTTAGAATCCTCCTAGTGGCAGCCTTCATCTCCTTTATTCTTTCGTGCATGGAGGGAATTGAATCCAGCCACGCAGGGCTTGAGGTTTATGTAGAACCATTTGTTATCCTTTCGATTCTTATTCTCAATGCAATTGTGGGCGTCTGGCAGGAGACTAATGCCGAAAAGGCTCTTGAAGCCCTAAAGAACATGCAGTGTGAATATGCCAAGGTTTGCAGAGATGGACGTTACATCCCTGATTTGCCTGCCAGGGAACTAGTCCCAGGTGATATTGTTGAATTGAGGGTTGGTGATAAGGTCCCTGCGGATGCGAGAGTAACAACTTTGACCACCTCAACTTTGAGGGTTGAGCAAAGCTCGTTGACTGGGGAGAGCATGCCTGTACTCAAAGGGACCAGTCCTGTACCTCTATCTGATTGTGAATTGCAAGCAAAAGAATGCATGCTTTTTGCAGGTACAACCATTGTCAATGGTAATTGTGTTTGTATAGTTACTAGTGTAGGAATGGACACTGAACTAGGAAAAATTCAGATTCAGATTAGCGAAGCTTCACAAGAAGAGCGTGACACCCCCTTGAGGAAAAAACTAGATGAGTTTGGTGAAAGATTAACTATTGCAATCGGACTAGTTTGCCTGTTAGTCTGGGCTACTAACTATCGGAACTTTATCACTTGGGATAATGCAAATTCAACATTATGGAATTTTCACTTTTCTTTTGAGAAATGTacatattatttcaaaatagCTGTAGCTCTTGCAGTAGCAGCTATTCCTGAAGGTCTTCCTGCTGTAATCACTACCTGTTTGGCATTGGGTACAAGAAAAATGGCTCAAAAGCATGCCATAGTTAGGAAGCTTCCAAGTGTAGAGACCCTGGGATGTACAACTGTTATATGCTCAGATAAAACTGGAACCCTTACAACTAACCAAATGTCTGTAAATGAATTTCTTACTCTTGGTGATATCAACTCCATTCGAGTGTTTCACGTAAATGGCACAACATACAACCCTAAGGATGGAGGTATTGTTCGGTGGAACAAATGGAAAATGGATGAGAGTTTGCAGGCCTTAGCAGAGATTTGTTCAGTTTGCAATGATGCTGGAATATATCGTGACAATTATCTTTTTCGGGCAACAGGTCTGCCTACTGAAGCAGCTCTTAAG GTGCTGGTAGAGAAGATGGGAATTCCAAGTGCAAATCCAAGGAGTAGAATCCATGAAATAGAATTTGCTTCTGATTTTTCTATCACTTGCTCTACTCCTGTAAGATTAG GATGCTGTGAATGGTGGATAAAGAGATCAAAAAGGCTCGCAACACTTGAGTTTGATCGTGTAAGGAAATCTATGAGTGTTATTGTCAAAGAACCAACAGGAAATAACCGTCTTCTTGTGAAG GGTGCTTTCGAAAGTGTTTTGGAGAGGAGTTCAAGTGTGTATCTTCCAGATGGATCTATTGCTTTGTTGGATGAGGCTTGTAGACAGAGAATAATGACCAATGTCCACGAGATGAGCTCAAAAGGGTTAAGATGCTTAGGATTTGCATTTAAAGATAACTTGGGAGAGTTCTCAGATTATATTGCAGAAACTCATCAAGCTCACAAGAGGTTGCTTGATCCTGCAAACTATCCTGAAATTGAGAGTAATCTAATTTTTGTTGGAGTTGTTGGTCTGAGG GACCCTCCTCGCGATGAAGTTCACAAGGCCATTCAAGATTGCAGATGTGCAGGTATTAAAGTTATGGTTATTACTGGAGATAACAAGTCCACAGCAGAAGCAATCTGTCAGGAAATTGGCTTGTTCCCTGACAAGGCAAGCCTCAAAGGCAAAAGTTTTTCTGGTAAAGAGTTTATGGCCCTTTCGAATAGCCAGCAAACCGAGATCTTGTCAAAGCCCGGCGGTCTAGTTTTTTCGCGCGCTGAACCAAGACATAAGCAAGATATTGTACGTCTACTAAAGGACATGGGTGAAATTGTTGCAATGACTGGAGATGGAGTCAATGATGCACCTGCATTGAAGCTAGCTGATATCGGTATTGCTATGGGTATCACAGGGACCGAG GTTGCAAAAGAAGCTGCTGATATGGTTTTGGCAGATGACAATTTCAGTACTATTGTCTCAGCAGTTGCCGAAGGCCGTGCTATCTACAACAACATGAAATCTTTTATTAG ATATATGATATCGTCGAACATGGGAGAAGTGATCTCCATATTTTTGACTGCTGCATTTGGAATACCTGAATGCCTAGTACCGGTTCAGCTTCTGTGGGTCAATCTCGTCACGGATGGCCCCCCTGCAACAGCTCTGGGTTTCAACCCTGCCGATGTCGATATAATGGAGAAACCACCACGAAAGCGCAATGATGCTCTTATCAACTCTTGGGTTCTCTTCCGTTACCTG GTGATCGGTTCTTATGTCGGTTTATCAACCGTTGGCATCTTCATCCTGTGGTACACTCAACCATCTGTCTTCGGCATAGATCTTGCAAGTGATGGCCACACCATTGTGTCCTTAGCCCAACTCCGCTCGTGGGGACAATGCCACACATGGACCGACTTCTCGCCTAAGCCATTCTTTGCCGGCAACCGTATGATATCCTTCACAGATCCATGCCACTATTTCACCCATGGAAAAGTGAAGGCAATGACCTTATCTCTATCGGTTTTAGTAGCGATCGAGATGTTCAATTCTCTGAATGCTTTATCGGAAGACAATAGCTTGGTTCGGATGCCGCCTTGGAGGAACCCATGGCTCCTCCTTGCGATGATGGTTTCTTTCGGGCTGCATTTTGTCATCCTCTATGTTCCGTTTCTGGCTAGCATCTTCGGAATAGTGGCATTGAGCTTGAAGGAGTGGCTTTTAGTTATTCTGTTTTCTACTCCTGTGGTGCTCATCGATGAGATCCTCAAGTATATCGGCAGGAGGAAATGGTGGACTCAAAGGCAGAAGATGGAATAG